One window of the Crassaminicella thermophila genome contains the following:
- a CDS encoding helix-turn-helix transcriptional regulator, which produces MYSNNLKILRAKHNLSQMELAKKVGVSRNTINSIENSKSIPSLDIALKISSIFNKSVNDIFFTNCGNQDLQKDGIA; this is translated from the coding sequence GTGTATTCCAACAATCTTAAAATTCTTCGCGCAAAGCATAATTTATCTCAAATGGAGTTAGCAAAAAAAGTTGGAGTAAGTAGAAATACGATTAATTCTATTGAGAATAGTAAAAGTATACCAAGTTTAGATATAGCATTAAAAATATCAAGCATTTTTAATAAATCTGTAAATGATATTTTTTTTACCAATTGTGGCAATCAAGATTTACAAAAAGATGGTATCGCCTAA
- a CDS encoding helix-turn-helix domain-containing protein: protein MKKLGHLLQTKRKELNLSIRKASELIGISHTYLSNLEKANDPRSGAPVKPTLETLKLISNAYKIDLNVLMDISGYASFLQTNRLAENTFKETATQHKPTKKEKIAEELIQVLVDAGELKPGEELSEEKRERLFKMIKKAIELSKL from the coding sequence TTGAAAAAACTCGGTCATCTTTTACAAACAAAAAGAAAAGAATTAAACTTATCTATTCGAAAAGCTTCAGAATTGATTGGCATTAGTCATACCTATTTATCCAATTTAGAAAAAGCTAACGATCCACGAAGTGGTGCTCCAGTAAAGCCCACATTAGAAACTCTTAAATTGATTAGCAACGCATATAAAATTGATTTAAATGTACTAATGGATATTTCTGGATATGCCTCATTCTTACAAACTAATCGCTTAGCTGAAAATACGTTTAAAGAAACAGCAACTCAACATAAACCTACTAAAAAAGAAAAAATTGCTGAAGAACTAATACAAGTACTAGTTGATGCTGGTGAACTTAAGCCTGGTGAAGAGCTTTCTGAAGAAAAAAGAGAAAGACTTTTCAAAATGATAAAAAAAGCAATTGAATTATCTAAATTATAA
- a CDS encoding BRO-N domain-containing protein, giving the protein MNDLQIFQSSEFGQVRMVEINKKPYAVGVDVARALGYKNPSKAVIQHCKGITKAGIPSKGGIQETNVIPEGDIYRLIIKSELPSAERFEKWVFDEVLPSIRKNGMYVTEVKLQQKIFNAMKVEMTSLVDEIVTDKINQIEEKCSQYFRPLSKEKQNICKYIKKRLGIDKADEEYELVKQRVLIKLGGEKWEDIPVETLVNSLNIIDESIRIIKSDRQVNQLSIFEIAN; this is encoded by the coding sequence ATGAACGATTTGCAAATTTTTCAAAGCAGTGAATTTGGACAAGTTAGAATGGTTGAAATCAATAAGAAGCCTTATGCAGTTGGAGTAGATGTAGCTAGAGCATTAGGATATAAAAATCCTAGTAAAGCTGTAATTCAACATTGTAAAGGTATTACCAAAGCGGGAATACCTTCAAAAGGTGGAATTCAAGAAACTAATGTAATTCCAGAAGGCGATATTTATAGACTAATTATTAAGTCAGAGTTACCTAGTGCAGAAAGATTTGAAAAATGGGTATTCGATGAAGTTCTGCCATCAATTCGTAAAAATGGAATGTATGTAACAGAAGTAAAACTGCAACAGAAGATATTTAATGCAATGAAAGTTGAAATGACAAGTTTAGTTGATGAAATAGTAACAGATAAAATCAATCAGATAGAGGAAAAGTGTTCCCAATATTTTAGACCTTTAAGTAAAGAAAAGCAAAATATCTGCAAGTATATCAAGAAAAGACTTGGAATTGATAAGGCAGATGAAGAATATGAACTTGTAAAACAGAGAGTGCTAATTAAATTAGGTGGAGAGAAATGGGAAGATATACCAGTAGAAACATTAGTAAATTCTTTGAATATCATTGATGAATCTATAAGGATCATTAAATCTGACAGGCAAGTTAATCAGTTATCAATATTTGAAATAGCTAATTAA
- a CDS encoding helix-turn-helix domain-containing protein encodes MLNIGLKIRELRKSLGMTSSQLASKIGVAQSFISGIENGSKKCSLENLYKICSVLNISLSEFFSDSSDALSDDLRELLDSAKGLSPEQIKAFTEVFKTIQKG; translated from the coding sequence ATGCTGAATATTGGTTTAAAAATTCGTGAATTACGCAAATCTCTTGGTATGACATCTAGTCAATTAGCTTCTAAAATAGGTGTAGCTCAAAGTTTCATATCTGGTATTGAAAATGGTTCTAAAAAATGTTCTTTAGAGAATCTATATAAAATTTGTAGTGTTCTTAATATTTCTTTATCAGAATTCTTTTCAGATAGCTCTGATGCTCTCAGTGATGATTTAAGAGAACTTTTAGATAGTGCTAAAGGTTTATCCCCTGAACAAATCAAAGCCTTTACAGAAGTCTTTAAAACGATTCAGAAAGGATGA
- a CDS encoding helix-turn-helix domain-containing protein — protein sequence MNNFIGNRIRFLRKQMNLTMKQLADKLNSSAGFISDIENNKSMPSIPKLIEICNVLNITLSDFFNESTEPITLTPELKELVRHAKNLTPEQLEQLTKFIRTLK from the coding sequence ATGAATAATTTTATTGGTAATCGTATAAGGTTCTTAAGAAAACAAATGAATTTAACTATGAAGCAGTTAGCTGATAAGTTAAATAGTTCTGCTGGTTTCATTAGCGATATAGAAAATAATAAAAGTATGCCATCTATACCAAAATTAATAGAAATTTGTAATGTTTTAAATATCACTCTTTCGGATTTTTTTAACGAAAGCACAGAACCAATAACACTAACTCCAGAACTTAAAGAATTGGTACGTCATGCTAAAAACCTAACTCCAGAACAGCTAGAACAATTAACCAAGTTCATCAGAACATTAAAATAA
- a CDS encoding helix-turn-helix transcriptional regulator — translation MINEIINNLKSIRIKNRITMVELSNKTGISQKHISNIENFKTTPSIDTLQKLADGLGYKIELSLIGDKNTA, via the coding sequence ATGATTAATGAGATAATTAATAATTTAAAAAGTATACGTATTAAAAATAGGATTACAATGGTTGAGTTATCAAATAAAACAGGTATAAGTCAAAAACATATTTCAAACATAGAAAACTTTAAAACTACTCCTAGCATAGATACACTACAAAAATTAGCAGATGGTCTAGGGTATAAAATAGAACTATCACTTATTGGTGATAAGAATACTGCTTAA
- a CDS encoding helix-turn-helix domain-containing protein — MKKLKAIRIQKGLTLQKLSVKSSVAIGYIADLENGKASNPSLNTLRKLATALEIELTDLLDTA; from the coding sequence TTGAAAAAGCTGAAAGCAATAAGAATACAAAAAGGGTTAACACTTCAAAAGTTATCAGTTAAAAGCAGTGTAGCTATAGGTTATATTGCTGATTTAGAAAATGGTAAAGCAAGCAACCCTTCATTAAACACTCTAAGAAAACTAGCAACAGCCTTAGAGATTGAATTGACCGACCTATTAGACACTGCATAA